One Campylobacter pinnipediorum subsp. caledonicus genomic window carries:
- a CDS encoding NADP-dependent isocitrate dehydrogenase has product MSDIIWTKTDESPFIASFSLLAIVKSFLKRSDIDLDVVDISLRGRILSAFGFKEDGLKFLENLVKDKNANIIKLPNISATIPQLNAAIKELINAGYDIPQYPKDIDNKDNKKIFDIYSKILGSAVNPVLRQGNSKRYSSVAVKEYAKKNPHFMGEWDSDNKTEISSMKDGDFYSNEKSKIIDRDLNIKIKFKNNNEEIILKDNISVSKGDVVDFSFMDTSKLYDFYKNEIKDAKQKNLLFSLHLKSSMMKVSDPIMFGICLRAYFDEIFNEYEKDFVNAGIDSKNGLKDIFEKIEKLKNANEIIHKFNKCFEEKADIAMVDYKNKITNFHSPNDVIIDASMPAMLRNSGKMIDKDGASRECKAVIPDRTYAGVYDSVLSDFKQNGKLDVSSIGSVSNIGLMAKKAQEYGSHDKSFVAPSYGEFVISFDDKEMFNFVVKKGDIFRMCLTRNEAIKNWISLAFDERKNSKKDMIFWLDENRASDLNLIQILKEEIVSNGLKDEDFVILNPAIACSKTLEIIRDKKDCISVTGNVLRDYLTDLFPIFELGTSSKMLSIVPLLNKGGLFETGAGGTAPMLVKELINDNHFIWDSLGEFLALNASLEFLAKSKDNKNAEILAKTLDEAISEYLNNDASPKLKVGENDTRASHFYLALYWANALLYSDLKEKYTQLANELKNNEEKIISELNEVQGKKQDFGGWYYIDDEVADLIMRPSKTLNKIIG; this is encoded by the coding sequence ATGAGTGATATAATATGGACAAAGACAGATGAAAGCCCATTTATTGCTAGTTTTTCTTTACTTGCTATTGTTAAATCTTTTTTAAAAAGATCTGATATTGATTTGGATGTTGTTGACATAAGTCTTAGAGGTAGGATTTTGTCAGCTTTTGGTTTTAAAGAAGATGGTCTTAAGTTTTTAGAAAATTTAGTAAAAGATAAAAATGCAAATATCATAAAACTTCCAAATATATCAGCTACTATTCCACAGTTAAATGCAGCTATAAAAGAGCTTATAAATGCTGGATACGATATTCCACAATACCCTAAAGACATAGATAATAAGGATAACAAAAAGATATTTGATATATATTCTAAGATACTAGGAAGTGCTGTAAATCCTGTTTTAAGACAGGGTAATTCAAAAAGATATAGCTCGGTGGCTGTAAAAGAGTATGCAAAGAAAAATCCACATTTTATGGGTGAGTGGGATAGTGATAACAAAACAGAAATTTCATCTATGAAAGATGGAGATTTTTATTCTAATGAAAAATCAAAAATCATAGATAGGGATCTAAATATAAAAATTAAGTTTAAAAACAACAATGAAGAGATAATTTTAAAAGATAATATAAGTGTTAGCAAGGGCGATGTTGTTGATTTTAGTTTTATGGATACATCTAAATTATATGATTTTTATAAGAATGAGATAAAAGATGCTAAACAAAAGAATTTGCTTTTTAGTCTTCATCTGAAATCTTCCATGATGAAAGTCAGTGACCCAATAATGTTTGGTATTTGTTTAAGGGCTTATTTTGATGAAATTTTTAATGAATACGAAAAAGATTTTGTAAATGCCGGAATAGATAGCAAAAATGGCTTAAAAGATATTTTTGAAAAGATAGAAAAATTAAAAAATGCTAATGAGATAATTCATAAGTTTAATAAATGCTTTGAAGAAAAAGCTGATATTGCTATGGTTGATTATAAAAATAAAATAACTAATTTTCACAGTCCAAATGATGTAATAATAGATGCTTCAATGCCAGCTATGCTTAGAAACTCTGGAAAAATGATAGATAAAGATGGCGCTAGTAGAGAGTGTAAGGCTGTTATTCCTGATAGGACTTATGCCGGTGTTTATGATAGTGTTCTTAGTGATTTTAAGCAAAATGGAAAGCTTGATGTTTCAAGTATTGGAAGTGTTTCAAATATAGGGCTTATGGCAAAAAAAGCACAGGAGTATGGTAGTCATGATAAGAGTTTTGTGGCACCAAGTTACGGAGAGTTTGTTATAAGCTTTGATGATAAAGAGATGTTTAATTTTGTGGTTAAAAAAGGCGATATTTTTAGAATGTGTTTAACTAGAAATGAAGCTATTAAAAATTGGATATCTTTAGCTTTTGATGAGAGAAAAAATAGTAAAAAAGATATGATTTTTTGGCTTGATGAAAATAGGGCGAGTGATTTGAACTTAATACAAATTTTAAAAGAAGAGATTGTATCAAACGGCCTTAAAGATGAAGATTTTGTTATTTTAAATCCAGCTATAGCTTGCTCTAAAACACTTGAAATTATAAGAGATAAAAAGGATTGTATTAGTGTTACTGGTAATGTTTTAAGGGATTATTTGACAGACCTTTTTCCTATTTTTGAATTAGGAACAAGTTCAAAAATGTTATCTATCGTTCCTTTGCTAAACAAAGGAGGACTTTTTGAGACTGGAGCAGGTGGAACTGCACCTATGCTTGTAAAAGAGCTTATAAATGATAATCACTTTATTTGGGATAGCTTGGGTGAGTTTTTGGCGCTTAATGCTTCTTTGGAATTTTTGGCAAAATCAAAAGATAATAAAAATGCAGAGATTTTGGCAAAAACATTAGATGAGGCAATAAGCGAGTATCTAAACAATGACGCCTCTCCTAAACTTAAAGTTGGTGAAAACGATACCAGGGCTAGCCATTTTTATCTTGCTTTGTATTGGGCTAATGCTTTATTGTATAGTGATTTAAAAGAAAAATATACCCAATTAGCAAATGAATTAAAAAATAATGAAGAAAAAATCATTAGTGAGTTAAATGAGGTTCAAGGTAAAAAACAAGATTTTGGTGGTTGGTATTATATTGATGATGAGGTGGCTGATTTGATTATGCGGCCTAGTAAGACTTTAAATAAAATAATAGGTTAA
- a CDS encoding malate dehydrogenase: protein MKISVIGAGNVGASVAYALSLKNVCKELVLIDIFADVAKVKAMDIYQANCVFENDCAVYGGDDYSLLKDSDVVVITAGSPRKDGQSREDLLIKNAEVVKTASENIKKYAPNSIIIVVTNPLDVMVWVAYNYSGFDKNKIIGMAGELDSARLIYEISNLKNIRANDIKAKVVGVHSDEMIVLKSSLNTKLNKDEFDKIEFETKGGGAKIVKLLKTSAFYAPAAGVVKMCLAIKDNKDEVLSTSVILSQELACGRLVRLSKDGICEILPLELDDDEKEKLKISEEKIINNIKFLKENLI, encoded by the coding sequence ATGAAGATAAGTGTTATTGGTGCTGGAAATGTTGGTGCAAGTGTTGCTTATGCGTTAAGCTTAAAAAATGTATGTAAAGAACTTGTTTTGATAGATATTTTTGCAGATGTTGCAAAAGTAAAAGCTATGGATATATATCAAGCAAATTGTGTGTTTGAAAATGATTGTGCTGTTTATGGCGGTGATGATTATAGTCTTTTAAAGGATTCTGATGTAGTTGTGATAACAGCTGGAAGTCCTAGAAAAGATGGTCAAAGTAGGGAAGATTTACTTATTAAAAATGCAGAAGTTGTAAAAACAGCAAGTGAAAATATAAAAAAATATGCACCAAACTCAATCATTATAGTTGTAACAAATCCGTTGGATGTTATGGTTTGGGTTGCTTATAATTATAGTGGTTTTGATAAAAACAAAATTATAGGTATGGCTGGCGAGCTTGATAGCGCAAGACTTATTTATGAGATATCAAACCTAAAAAATATCAGAGCTAATGATATAAAAGCAAAGGTAGTTGGTGTTCATAGTGATGAGATGATAGTTTTAAAATCTAGTTTGAATACAAAATTAAATAAGGATGAATTTGATAAAATAGAGTTTGAAACAAAAGGTGGTGGAGCAAAAATAGTAAAATTGCTTAAAACATCAGCCTTTTATGCTCCGGCAGCAGGTGTGGTTAAAATGTGTCTAGCTATAAAAGACAATAAAGATGAGGTTTTAAGCACAAGCGTCATTTTAAGCCAAGAGCTTGCTTGTGGTCGTCTTGTTAGATTGTCAAAAGATGGTATTTGTGAAATTTTACCATTAGAGCTAGATGATGATGAAAAAGAAAAATTAAAAATAAGTGAAGAAAAAATAATAAACAATATTAAATTTTTGAAAGAAAACCTAATATGA
- the sucC gene encoding ADP-forming succinate--CoA ligase subunit beta, which yields MNIHEYQSKKILKDFGVNVMQGIVVSNKEDIDNALDELGGDTFAVKSQIHAGGRAIGGGVKISKNKSEANKFASEMLGSYLVTPQTPKDGILVNKVYIEKALKFKKEFYLCFTFDRINENISLIVSKDGGVSIEETAKTNPELIKRLGIDFQTGLCGFHIQEFLQFLGFDKDLGVKFGKLLKSLYEIYIQKEAILVEINPLVISDDDEFYALDAKLSFDDSALFRHKDIAELDDLTQTNENENQAKALNLSYIKLDGNVGCVVNGAGLAMATMDIIKDLGGSAANFLDVGGSANEDGVSKAFELILRDKNVKVIFVNIFGGIVRCDIIAHGICEACKRLTLNVSVVIRLDGTNSKEAIEILKQSGLSGIYASSNLYDGAKMAVEIAKKGEI from the coding sequence ATGAATATACACGAGTATCAATCAAAAAAGATCTTGAAAGATTTTGGTGTCAATGTTATGCAAGGCATTGTTGTAAGTAACAAAGAGGATATAGATAACGCCTTAGATGAACTTGGTGGAGATACATTTGCTGTTAAATCTCAAATACACGCTGGTGGAAGAGCTATTGGGGGTGGTGTTAAGATATCTAAAAATAAGAGTGAAGCAAATAAATTTGCAAGTGAAATGCTTGGTAGCTACCTAGTAACCCCACAAACTCCAAAAGATGGAATTTTAGTAAACAAAGTTTATATAGAAAAGGCTCTTAAGTTTAAAAAAGAGTTTTATTTGTGCTTTACTTTTGATAGGATAAATGAAAACATAAGCTTGATAGTCTCAAAAGATGGTGGTGTTAGTATAGAAGAAACAGCAAAAACTAATCCTGAGCTTATTAAAAGATTAGGCATTGATTTTCAGACTGGTTTGTGTGGATTTCATATTCAGGAATTTTTACAATTTTTAGGATTTGATAAAGACCTTGGTGTAAAATTTGGAAAATTATTAAAATCTTTGTATGAAATTTATATACAAAAAGAGGCTATTTTGGTGGAGATAAATCCACTTGTTATAAGTGATGATGATGAATTTTATGCTCTTGATGCAAAACTTAGCTTTGATGATAGTGCATTGTTTAGACATAAAGATATAGCTGAGTTAGATGATTTAACTCAGACAAATGAGAATGAAAATCAGGCAAAAGCTTTAAATTTGAGTTATATTAAATTAGATGGAAATGTTGGCTGTGTTGTAAATGGAGCTGGTTTGGCTATGGCTACTATGGATATCATAAAAGACCTTGGCGGTTCTGCTGCAAATTTCTTAGATGTTGGCGGAAGTGCAAATGAAGATGGAGTTTCAAAGGCTTTTGAACTCATACTAAGAGACAAAAATGTAAAAGTTATATTTGTTAATATCTTTGGTGGAATAGTCCGTTGTGATATTATTGCACATGGAATTTGTGAGGCATGTAAACGCTTAACACTCAATGTTTCTGTTGTTATAAGACTTGATGGAACAAATTCAAAAGAAGCTATAGAAATTTTAAAACAATCAGGACTTAGTGGAATTTATGCTAGTTCAAATCTTTATGATGGTGCTAAAATGGCTGTTGAGATAGCAAAAAAGGGTGAGATATGA
- the sucD gene encoding succinate--CoA ligase subunit alpha, whose product MSILVDKNTKVIVQGITGKQGSFHTQKCLEYGTNIVAGVTPFKGGTKHLGVDIFNSVKEAVCMTGADTSMIFVPAAFTKDAILEAALAGIKLCVVITEHIPILDMLKVKEISKKYNMRIIGPNCPGIISADECKLGIMPSEIFTKSNKNIGIISKSGTLTYEAANQILTQGYGISSAIGIGGDAIIGTGYDELLLEFEKDEDTLAIVMIGEIGGELEIKASEIIKTKITKPVVAFIAGASAPKGRKMGHAGAIINSNNASADSKMKALSEAGAYVVSNPADIGKKVKEIIG is encoded by the coding sequence ATGAGCATACTTGTTGATAAAAATACAAAAGTCATAGTCCAAGGCATAACCGGTAAACAAGGTAGTTTTCATACTCAAAAATGTCTAGAGTATGGCACAAATATCGTAGCCGGTGTTACTCCATTTAAAGGTGGCACAAAGCATCTTGGTGTTGATATATTTAATAGTGTAAAAGAGGCTGTTTGTATGACTGGTGCTGATACAAGTATGATTTTTGTTCCAGCTGCTTTTACAAAAGATGCTATATTAGAAGCTGCATTAGCTGGGATAAAACTATGTGTTGTAATTACTGAACATATTCCTATTTTGGATATGCTTAAAGTAAAAGAGATATCTAAAAAATATAATATGCGTATAATAGGTCCTAACTGTCCTGGTATAATTAGTGCTGATGAATGTAAGCTTGGTATAATGCCATCTGAAATTTTTACAAAATCTAATAAAAATATAGGCATAATTTCAAAATCAGGAACTTTGACATATGAGGCGGCAAATCAAATTTTAACTCAAGGATATGGTATATCAAGTGCTATTGGTATTGGTGGAGATGCTATTATAGGGACTGGTTATGATGAGCTATTGTTAGAGTTTGAAAAAGATGAAGATACTCTTGCTATTGTTATGATAGGCGAGATAGGTGGAGAGCTTGAGATAAAAGCTAGTGAGATTATAAAAACAAAGATCACAAAACCTGTCGTTGCTTTTATAGCCGGAGCTAGCGCACCAAAAGGTAGAAAAATGGGACATGCTGGAGCTATTATAAACTCAAACAATGCAAGTGCTGATTCCAAGATGAAGGCTTTAAGTGAAGCCGGCGCTTATGTAGTCTCAAATCCGGCGGATATCGGTAAAAAAGTAAAAGAGATAATAGGATAA
- a CDS encoding valine--tRNA ligase, with product MADFYNPKDVEEEFYKICEERGYFEIDGNKEIQQKDKTFCIMMPPPNVTGVLHIGHALTFTLQDIMTRYKRMDGYKTLWQPGLDHAGIATQNVVEKQLLAQGIKKEELGRDEFVKKVWEWKEKSGGTIVYQMRRLGITPAWSRERFTMDEGLKKAVKKAFVNLYEKGLIVRDNYMVNWCTHDGALSDVEVEHKENKGKLYHIRYYLKDSDKYIVVATTRPETYFGDTAVMVNPNDDRYKHLIGKSVVLPIINREIKIIADEHVDVDFGTGLVKVTPAHDVNDYEVGKRHNLDFITVFDENGILNEYCDKFAGLERLEARDVIVSELDKLGYVEKIEDYENQVGYCYRCKNIVEPYISKQWFVKKEIADEAIKKVNDGGVDFYPSHWINSFNAWMRELKDWCISRQLWWGHQIPVFYCDDCSHEWASEEDKPEKCPKCGSKNFHQDPDVLDTWFSSGLWPISTLGWGNDDELKNIKWFENDIKEFYPNTMLITGFDILFFWVARMMFQSENAVSELPFKDVYLHALVKDKDGKKMSKSSGNVIDPIDKIDEYSADILRFTLTLLAVQGRDIRMSEEKMILVRNFTNKLYNASKYLLLNESKFENLSDIKIKTQLGRFMLSRFNDCVKDVRENLESYRFNDAANALYKFLWDEFCDWGIELSKADKSSIGELGAIFKEALKTLSPFMPFISEYLFHELSATNLKESKSIMVKPYPNNIKRDFEIERKFGLIIEAIISIRRAKASVELGNSKVAKAYIKLNKNSDDISDYINYIKLLAKSEEVLFCSDNQEKSVRDVSENLECFVPLVGIDMSAMINRLNQQKNKLEKEIVKLSNMLNNEKFIASAPENVVKTNKDALQSATDKFNKIEEELKNLQG from the coding sequence TTGGCTGATTTTTATAACCCAAAAGATGTTGAGGAAGAATTTTACAAAATATGCGAAGAGCGTGGATATTTTGAAATTGATGGAAATAAAGAGATTCAACAAAAGGATAAAACTTTTTGTATTATGATGCCACCTCCTAATGTTACAGGTGTTTTACATATAGGGCATGCTTTGACATTTACTTTACAAGATATTATGACAAGATATAAAAGAATGGATGGCTATAAGACTTTATGGCAACCAGGACTCGATCATGCTGGTATAGCAACTCAAAATGTTGTAGAAAAACAACTTTTAGCACAAGGTATAAAAAAAGAAGAACTTGGTCGTGATGAATTTGTAAAAAAAGTTTGGGAATGGAAAGAAAAAAGTGGCGGAACCATAGTATATCAAATGCGTCGTCTTGGTATAACTCCAGCTTGGAGTAGAGAGCGTTTTACTATGGATGAAGGACTTAAAAAAGCTGTAAAAAAAGCCTTTGTAAATTTATACGAAAAAGGACTTATAGTTAGAGATAACTATATGGTAAATTGGTGTACTCATGATGGTGCTTTAAGTGATGTTGAGGTTGAACATAAAGAAAATAAAGGAAAATTGTATCATATAAGATACTATCTAAAAGATAGTGATAAATACATAGTTGTTGCCACAACTCGTCCAGAAACATACTTTGGGGACACAGCTGTTATGGTAAATCCAAACGATGATAGATATAAACACCTTATAGGTAAAAGTGTTGTGCTTCCTATAATAAATCGTGAGATAAAAATCATAGCAGATGAGCATGTTGATGTTGATTTTGGAACCGGTTTGGTTAAGGTTACACCAGCTCACGATGTAAATGACTATGAAGTTGGCAAAAGACATAATTTAGATTTTATTACGGTTTTTGATGAAAACGGTATCTTAAATGAGTATTGTGATAAATTCGCTGGACTTGAAAGACTTGAAGCTAGAGATGTTATTGTTTCAGAACTTGATAAGCTTGGATATGTTGAAAAGATAGAGGATTATGAAAATCAAGTAGGCTATTGTTATCGTTGTAAAAATATTGTAGAACCATATATATCAAAGCAGTGGTTTGTAAAAAAAGAGATAGCTGATGAGGCTATTAAAAAAGTTAATGATGGTGGTGTTGATTTTTATCCATCTCATTGGATAAATAGCTTTAATGCATGGATGAGAGAGTTGAAAGATTGGTGTATATCTCGTCAGTTATGGTGGGGTCATCAGATACCGGTTTTTTATTGTGATGATTGTTCTCATGAATGGGCTAGTGAAGAAGACAAACCTGAAAAATGTCCAAAATGCGGAAGCAAAAATTTCCATCAAGATCCAGATGTTTTAGATACTTGGTTTTCAAGTGGACTTTGGCCTATATCTACTCTTGGTTGGGGTAATGATGATGAGCTAAAAAATATAAAATGGTTTGAGAATGATATCAAGGAATTTTATCCAAATACTATGCTTATTACTGGATTTGATATATTGTTTTTCTGGGTTGCTAGAATGATGTTTCAAAGTGAAAATGCAGTTAGTGAACTTCCATTTAAAGATGTCTATTTACATGCTTTAGTTAAAGATAAAGATGGCAAAAAGATGAGTAAAAGTAGTGGTAATGTTATAGACCCTATTGATAAAATAGATGAGTATAGTGCTGATATACTTCGTTTTACTCTTACACTTTTGGCTGTTCAAGGCAGAGATATAAGGATGAGTGAAGAAAAAATGATTTTGGTTAGAAACTTCACAAATAAATTATATAATGCAAGTAAATATCTTTTATTAAATGAGTCTAAATTTGAAAATTTAAGTGATATAAAAATAAAAACACAGCTTGGTAGGTTTATGCTAAGTAGGTTTAATGATTGTGTCAAAGATGTTAGAGAAAATTTAGAGTCTTATAGGTTTAATGATGCTGCAAATGCTCTTTATAAGTTTTTGTGGGATGAGTTTTGTGACTGGGGTATAGAGCTTAGTAAGGCCGATAAGAGTAGTATTGGTGAATTGGGGGCTATATTTAAAGAGGCTTTAAAAACTCTTAGTCCATTTATGCCTTTTATTAGCGAATACTTATTTCACGAATTAAGTGCTACAAACTTAAAAGAATCAAAATCTATTATGGTTAAACCATATCCAAATAATATTAAGCGCGATTTTGAAATAGAGAGAAAATTTGGACTCATTATAGAAGCGATAATAAGCATTCGCCGTGCAAAAGCTAGTGTTGAACTTGGAAATTCAAAGGTGGCAAAAGCATATATAAAACTTAATAAAAATAGCGATGATATAAGTGATTATATAAATTATATTAAGTTATTGGCAAAATCAGAAGAAGTTTTATTTTGCAGTGATAACCAAGAAAAATCAGTAAGAGATGTTAGTGAAAATTTGGAGTGTTTTGTTCCTCTTGTTGGTATTGATATGAGTGCTATGATAAATAGATTAAATCAACAAAAAAATAAGCTTGAAAAAGAGATAGTAAAACTATCAAATATGTTAAATAATGAGAAATTTATAGCAAGTGCACCTGAGAATGTTGTAAAAACAAACAAAGATGCATTACAAAGTGCAACAGATAAATTTAACAAAATAGAAGAAGAATTAAAAAATTTACAAGGTTAA
- a CDS encoding methionine ABC transporter ATP-binding protein — translation MIKINNLKKYYGKTLIIDDVSFDVKKGEIFAIVGHSGAGKSTLLRCINGLEDYADGSLKVFDKEIKQLNQEELRHFRKDVGMIFQHFALMSRKNVFENVATPLRFWGYKDDYINSKVNELLSLVGLENKKNAFPNSLSGGQKQRVAIARALALNPKVLLSDEATSALDPNTTKSILELLKKINLELGISIVLVTHEMEVVKSIASRAILLEHGKIIGSGLIEELFLKPDAKMKEFLGEEEILPESGVNIRLFFPKEVAQSSLITNMARTLDIDFNIVWGKLEKLNENVLGSLVINIKESDKDQVIDYISKSGVLWEVA, via the coding sequence TTGATAAAAATCAATAATTTAAAAAAATATTATGGTAAGACTTTAATTATAGATGATGTCTCTTTTGATGTCAAAAAAGGTGAAATTTTTGCGATAGTAGGTCATAGTGGGGCTGGTAAATCAACTCTCTTGCGTTGTATTAATGGTCTTGAAGATTATGCTGATGGAAGTTTGAAAGTTTTTGATAAAGAGATTAAACAATTAAACCAAGAAGAGCTTAGACATTTTAGAAAAGATGTCGGTATGATATTTCAGCATTTTGCTTTGATGAGCCGTAAAAATGTTTTTGAAAATGTTGCAACCCCACTTAGATTTTGGGGATATAAGGATGATTATATAAACTCAAAAGTAAATGAGCTTTTAAGTCTTGTTGGGCTTGAAAACAAAAAGAATGCTTTTCCAAATTCTTTAAGCGGTGGTCAAAAACAGCGTGTTGCTATAGCTAGAGCTTTGGCGTTAAATCCAAAGGTTTTGCTTAGCGATGAAGCTACATCGGCACTTGACCCAAATACAACAAAATCTATTTTAGAGCTTTTGAAAAAGATAAATTTAGAGCTAGGTATAAGTATTGTTTTGGTTACTCATGAAATGGAAGTTGTGAAAAGCATAGCGAGTAGGGCGATACTGCTTGAACATGGAAAAATTATCGGCTCAGGTCTTATAGAGGAGCTTTTCTTAAAACCTGATGCTAAAATGAAAGAGTTTTTAGGTGAAGAGGAGATACTTCCAGAAAGTGGTGTAAATATAAGGTTGTTTTTCCCAAAAGAGGTTGCTCAAAGTAGTTTGATTACAAATATGGCAAGAACTCTTGATATTGATTTTAATATAGTTTGGGGAAAGCTTGAAAAACTAAACGAAAATGTTCTTGGTAGTTTGGTTATAAATATAAAAGAAAGCGATAAAGACCAAGTTATTGATTATATATCAAAAAGTGGTGTTTTATGGGAGGTAGCTTAA
- a CDS encoding methionine ABC transporter permease: MFGIDFSKFPDIFVKILLPAINETLYMSLVSTILAFAIGLIPAVLLIISSKDGLKPNPKLYFILDALINTLRSFPFIILIIVLIPITRMIVGTSIGTTATIVPLTIGAAPFVARLIESAFKEVDNGIIEAAKSFGASKFQIIFRIMLVESLPSIISALTLTLIVNIGFSAMAGAVGGGGLGAVAINYGYQRFRPDIMLYTVVILVIMVHIFQIIGDFLYKITKK; this comes from the coding sequence ATGTTTGGTATAGATTTTTCAAAATTTCCTGATATATTTGTCAAAATTTTACTCCCAGCTATAAATGAAACACTTTATATGAGCCTTGTTTCAACTATACTTGCATTTGCAATAGGCTTAATTCCAGCTGTATTGCTTATAATATCAAGTAAAGATGGACTAAAACCAAATCCTAAATTGTATTTTATTCTAGATGCTTTGATAAATACACTAAGAAGTTTTCCTTTTATTATTTTAATAATAGTCTTAATACCTATCACTAGAATGATAGTTGGCACTAGTATAGGAACTACTGCAACTATAGTCCCGCTTACAATAGGTGCAGCACCATTTGTTGCTAGACTGATTGAAAGTGCCTTTAAAGAGGTTGATAACGGCATTATAGAGGCGGCAAAGAGTTTTGGTGCTTCAAAATTTCAAATAATTTTTAGAATAATGCTAGTTGAATCACTACCTAGTATAATCTCAGCTTTGACACTAACGCTTATAGTAAATATAGGTTTTTCTGCTATGGCTGGTGCTGTTGGCGGCGGCGGTCTTGGTGCTGTTGCTATAAACTATGGTTATCAAAGATTTAGACCAGATATTATGCTTTATACTGTTGTTATTCTTGTGATAATGGTTCATATCTTTCAAATCATAGGAGATTTTTTATACAAAATTACAAAAAAGTAG
- a CDS encoding MetQ/NlpA family ABC transporter substrate-binding protein — protein MKKILISSLVALGLSLFANADEKIIIGATSVPHAEILEAVKPVLKKSGYDLEIKEFFDYSLPNLALEDEDLDANYFQHIPYLTEFNKNKGTHLVTTVAVHIEPLGIYSKKVKSLDELKDGDSVAIPNDPTNEDRALNILAKAGLIKLNDEPLKTLIDIIENPKNLNFVEIEAAQIPRSLDDITLTAINTNYALSANLNPLKDSILLEDKDSPYVNYIVVKEGHENDKKIKALNDAVTSEDVKKFIIEKYQGAVLPAF, from the coding sequence ATGAAAAAAATACTTATATCTTCTTTGGTTGCTTTAGGCTTATCTTTGTTTGCTAATGCTGATGAAAAAATAATAATCGGAGCTACTTCTGTTCCTCATGCTGAAATTTTAGAAGCTGTAAAACCTGTTTTAAAAAAATCTGGTTATGATTTAGAAATAAAAGAATTCTTTGATTATAGTTTGCCAAATTTAGCTCTTGAAGATGAGGATTTGGATGCTAATTATTTTCAGCACATACCTTATCTAACAGAGTTTAATAAAAATAAAGGCACTCATCTTGTTACAACTGTAGCTGTTCATATAGAGCCACTTGGAATTTATTCTAAAAAAGTAAAAAGTCTTGATGAGCTAAAAGATGGAGATAGTGTTGCTATACCAAATGATCCAACAAATGAAGATCGCGCTCTTAATATCTTAGCAAAGGCGGGGCTTATAAAGCTAAATGATGAACCTTTAAAAACTTTAATAGATATAATAGAAAATCCCAAAAATTTAAATTTTGTTGAGATAGAAGCTGCTCAAATTCCTCGTTCTTTAGATGATATTACTTTAACAGCTATAAATACAAACTATGCGCTAAGTGCAAATTTAAATCCACTAAAAGATTCTATTTTGCTTGAAGATAAAGATAGCCCTTATGTAAACTATATAGTTGTAAAAGAGGGTCACGAAAATGATAAAAAGATAAAGGCTCTTAACGATGCTGTAACATCAGAAGATGTTAAGAAATTTATCATAGAAAAATATCAAGGTGCTGTTTTACCAGCTTTTTAA
- a CDS encoding LysE family transporter, with amino-acid sequence MIIYPFITLIIVHFMALLMPGPDFFIVTRTALAHGYKQSLFVSLGVGTGAILWSILSLVGLKTIFDIYPFFQILIMICGAFYLFYISFSILKSMIVKIDFTSQNLSNHYSLFYFYKKGFFTNITNPKVILYFSSIFSSFMDNFKSSTSLIIVFLIISFETTLFFIVLARLFSKHSFRDMFFKKHKIIDTFCALIFMIFAVSIIYEVLVRI; translated from the coding sequence ATGATTATTTATCCATTTATTACTTTGATTATAGTTCATTTTATGGCTTTACTTATGCCTGGTCCTGATTTTTTTATTGTTACAAGAACTGCTTTAGCTCATGGTTATAAACAAAGCTTATTTGTCTCTTTAGGTGTTGGGACAGGTGCTATTTTATGGAGTATTTTAAGTTTAGTTGGTCTAAAAACGATTTTTGATATCTACCCATTTTTTCAGATATTAATTATGATTTGTGGTGCTTTTTATCTTTTTTATATATCTTTTTCTATTTTAAAATCAATGATAGTTAAAATTGATTTTACATCACAAAATTTATCAAATCATTATAGTCTATTTTATTTTTACAAAAAAGGATTTTTTACAAATATAACAAACCCAAAAGTTATTTTGTATTTTTCTAGTATTTTTTCTTCTTTTATGGATAATTTTAAATCCAGCACAAGTTTAATTATAGTCTTTTTGATTATAAGTTTTGAAACTACTTTATTTTTTATAGTACTTGCTAGATTATTTTCAAAACATAGTTTTAGGGATATGTTTTTTAAAAAGCATAAGATTATAGATACATTTTGTGCTTTGATTTTTATGATATTTGCTGTTTCTATTATTTATGAAGTTTTAGTTAGGATTTAA